From the Hordeum vulgare subsp. vulgare chromosome 1H, MorexV3_pseudomolecules_assembly, whole genome shotgun sequence genome, the window TCAAACCCTCTTGCTTTTCTATGTAGTATAGATATGGATAGCCTTAATTTTTAGTGCGTTCTTTTACaacagtacaacaacaacaacaacaaagccttcccaaacaagttggggtagactAGGGGTGAAACCCATACaatctcgcgaccaactcatggttctggcacatggatagcaagcttccacgcacccctgtccatggctagttcttggtgatgctccaatcctttagatctctctttacggactcttcccatgtcaagttcggtctatcccgacctctcttgacattatcagcatgctttagccgtccgctatgcactaGGGCTTCTGCAGGCCtgcgctgaatatgcccaaaccatcttagacgatgttggacaagcttctcttcaattggcgctaccccaactctatctcatatatcatcattccagattcggtccttccttgtgtggccacacatccatctcacatgcgcatctccgccacacctagttgttgcacatgtcgccttttagtcggccaacactcaaCGCCATACAACATTGTGGGTCGAACCGCCatcctatagaacttgccttttagcttttgtggcaccctcttgtcacagagaatgccagaagcttggcgctacttcatccatccggctttaattcgatggttcacatcttcatcgatatccccatccttctgcaacattgaccccaaataaCAGAAGGTGTACCACCCgcccatcaaggctaacatccccctcctcctcgtgcttagtagtactgaaagcgcacctcatgtactcagtcttagtcctactaagtctaaaaccttttgattccaaggtttgcctccataactctaacttcctgttgacccccgtccgactatcatcgactagcaccacatcgtctgcaaagagcatacaccatgggtatctccttgtatatcccttgtgacctcatccatcaccaaggcaaaaagataagggctcaaagttgACCCCTGATGCAGTAATATGTGAAATTGAGAACGACGTGGATCAGTAAATATCCAAAGAACTAATCTCAGTGGTAAATACTGAAGGCCCCAATTTCACTAGTGTTCAAGAATCATGACCAACCTAAACAACTGAACAGCCAGCTCATTCATAAGTAATATAACCTAATAACTCCATCATGGTATCATACTATCAGGAAAGCTTTAGGAGACAACGTTTCAAGAAAAATTAAGAGCAGTTGTGTAGGAAGTAACAGTGAATAGCAGTCTAGAATAAAAAAAATCAGAGTTCAAAAGGATGATATAATCTGAGAAGGAAATAAAAATTAAAGAACCTCAAGTGATAGTAATTCATcaaagcaaaataaaataaaataagtgcCCCTAAAAATGGTGGCAACAGCTTAAAAAATTTCTCTTTATGTTTCTTCGGACTGTTTTATTTTTCGGACTAGCACAACAGCTAAATCATAGTCCAATTATATTGCTAGTATCTCAATGTATTTTTAGCAACCCTATTATAGAAATTATGCTTCAAATTAGCTCGCAGAATGTGCAAGAAAATGAGCTATGAACGATATATTGATGGCAAACATCAATTTTGTGAAGTAAAATTAGTACAAAATAGAAGAACATACCCACGCCACTAGGTTTTGTTCTCCATGAGGTTTGGTGTTGTCAATTGCTTTACGACCAGTAATCAGTTCAAGGAACACAACACCAAAGCTATACACATCAGATTTAACTGTAAGCTGTCCGGTCATTGCATACTCTGGGGCACAGTAGCCATAAGTTCCCATAACACGTGTTGAAACATGAGTATTGTCACCAACAGGGCCAAGTTTTGCAAGGCCAAAGTCAGATAGCTTTGGATGAAACCCTTCGCCAAGAAGAATGTTTGACGACTTGAAATCCCGGTAAATAACAGGAGGACTTGCCTTGTCATGCAAGTATTCTAATCCCTTGGCAGCACCAGCAGCAATCTTCATCCGTGTATTCCAGTCAAGAGGTTCCTTTTCAGGCGGAATATCTAACATATGCAATGAAAATAATTAGACAATAGTGGCGTGCAACAGCATTACATTTACCATCTAAATAGAGGGTAACTGAGATATGTTTAAATTAGTCAATGGGGATTGCAAGGGACTAtaaattttccataaaaaatgaaaactgattaaaaaaatcaaaatattaGGCAACAAGAAACAGATCCATACAACTGACTCAGCGGAACATCTGGATTAGTTATAGGTAGTTGTTTGGGAAGTTGTGTCTAGATCTACTATGAATCAGAAGAAGTTTCAGTGACTGGTGCTATTTTCGTAACACTTGACACATGCTGCCCGTTACAAAAACCATGATTTTTTGTGTAATTGCATAAATATGCAAATGTATATTAGCAATTATAATCATGTGGTTAGCACGTGATGCAATTGCTAGTTATGCCGCATAATCATGTCAACCACCCTATAGTACTTACTAGGCAGGTGACTTAACGTATACTGGTTTCAATTTTAGCATTGCAAAGTATTACTACCTCAGTTCCGAattataagatgttttggatatttcgATATAAACTACATATggactgaaatgagtgaacaaatACACTAAACTGCAACTATATACATCTAATTCAGAAAAAAGTTAGAATATCTTATAATTCGGAACGGAGGGAATACCATTGTCGTATAAACTACTTTAATCAACGTAcacaaaataaatgtcttaaactACTTTGGGCATCTTCTGCCGGGTCAATGCATGCCACTAAAGAGCACCTAGATCTGGAGGAAACCACTACGATTTCAAGCGACGTCAATACTTCTTTTTCTCAGGTGAAAACCCATGATCAGCCTTCACTGGTCGGATCTGGTAAGGGCGCATGTGTGTCGTCTCCTTGTTGAAGGCATTGTCTCCATGCCAAAGATCTGACCTTGACTGATTGGACTCAGCTCCAGGATGAAAATGTGTGGTCTGGCCTTCAACGGTTGGTTCCGACTTCCTACAACATCAGCTCCTCGTAATCTCCTTCACGGCGTTGTTTCCGAAGAATGACAACTTGGTCGTAAGTGTTATTTTTCTACCTTTAATTGCCAGTTTATGTAATCTGCTTGTAATTTGATGTTTTGGCCTCGATGCCTGGCATCTTTATTAATAAAAAAATGGATGTGTGCATCCAAGGATTCCAAATTTAACCTTCCTTTTCAGAAAGAAAGAAAATTGGCCCAAGCTGTAACCACAATGCATGCCAAAAAAAGAAACAGTGCACTTAAATTTAATGATTACACACATCAATTTAGCATACTACCATGCAACAAAAAGAGAATCGAGTTGACTTTGCAAAATCATAATGCCCAGCAAACTGTCAGGATCAAGCATATAATATTTTCCTTTTTGATTTACAACTGGAAATAGTAACCATGTATCAactatcattatataatatttgcagGTTATCCCGGACATGGTATCAACCAGAGACAGAATGAGTCGACGAACTAAAGTTGAAATACCATGGTGAATGAATATGTTCCGTGGGACGAATGAAAAATGAACACTTCCGCAAAAAATGGTGCATATGCTAGCTTCCCATTGATATACAACAAAATTTTAACTTAAGTATGCAAATGATTTGACCTCTAACTAAGCTTTAGAACTTTTGCCTCACTGAGCTTCCACTCCCTTGATTAACTATTGAGTTACTAACTAGGTAACCACTAAAACTCTACGGGGTTATCTTCCCATGAGATAAAGCAAAACTTAGCTTTTAGTATGCAGATCAATTCACTCACTGATTAAGTACAAGTTCTACAAGATATGGCCAGCAGACCAGGTCAACAACAACAGAAGAATAATGCAAGTAGGCAGCTGCAAGCTTAAGCAAGTATATTAACTAGTACTCCGCTATGGTACTCCATGTGTTCATTATAAATTTTTGGCCTGGCACACACAATTATTGGATTTGTCATGACAAAAAGATATTGCCAAAGTTGTTAGGTGTATTGATGTTATCATTGAAATAGAAATAGTGACATTGGAAAATTAAAAATTAATGGTTAAAGACTTAAAGGCGGGTATTGGTGACTTTGTTGATGTCTGAAAACACAAAGAAACGGTCCAGACAGTGGTTAGCTTATTGCTCAGCTGTTTACCAAGAATAAAAAATGCTGACATTTACAATGCAGAGTCTTTTGAATACATGGATGTGGCATTGTATGTGGGCAGTAATGCACTTACAGAAGTTCATAGGTGAAATACACTTACCATGCAAATGATCCTCAAGTGATCCCAATGGCATATATTCATATACAAGAAGACGTTGATCCCCATCAGCACAGTATCCAATTAAGTTTACCAGGTTATCATGGTGCAATAGACTGAGCATAAGGACCTCAACCAGAAACTCTCTGTTTCCTTGAAGTCCATTGCGATCAAGTTGCTTAACTGCAACAGCCTGCACAGTAGACAATATAATCAAGTTGTGATCAAGAACTCAGCAATCAAGAGTTACAACAAGGAAAATGTCTTCTCCAATGCCCCATCTAGACCAggtatttttttttttttgcgggcaaTCTAGACCAGGTACTAGATTGCATCGATACAGATACACGTATCACTGATACGTCATTTCTGAAAAGCGCCAATATGCGGATACGTTTGactatttttgaaaaataatattaAGAATATGTATCAATTAAACATCAAGCCCTTTGGCATATTTTTAGTCACTACaatccattatcttctaccttcttATCCATGATTCCAACAAAAGCAAGAACCAACAGCCAAAGATAGCAGCAATTTACCAAATATAAACATTCAGTTAGAGAGAAAGGGAGGGGGGGAGGAGAAAATCAGCAGCCTTCCATTAGATAGAATTCTACGGGATAgttggggggagggggggggaggaGAGCGGGAGCACTGGGGAAGGAGCCCACCACCGGCACTACTAGAGCTTGAGAGGTATCCAGGACGTATCAGGAAAGAATCAGTATAGGGTAAGGTATCATATACGGATACACTGGTTGCTGGAAGTATCGGTGTTTTCTCGACCATATAACAACGAATTTTTCAATCCCGGTTTGAAAGAGGTGTGGCAGTCATATTGGCAGTCCAATGAGTGAAATTAATAGCTGAAAATGAGGATTCACATCAAATCGGAATGCATCAGAACATTAAACCAAACCTGTCCATTGTCCAAACGTCCTCTATATACACGGCCGAAACCTCCCTCGCCCAATAGGCAATCCTGTCTGAAGTTCTTAGTGGCAGCAGCAAGCTCAcggaaagtgaatgtgtgagctgcAATATGTTGATTGTTCCCCTCCCTTGGGATAACTGTATCCTTCTTAGATTCCAATAAACCCTGTGGTTTTGATTTATCTGAAGCAAAAGTTCATCCAGAGTTAGGGGCCATATATGAATTAGAGAATGCAACATAGGTAAGGTGAACTACTGCCAAACCACAATAATTAaaatggtactccctccgtcccaaaataagtgtcttaagcttagtacaattttgtactatccatagtacaaagttgagacagttattttgggacggagggagtaaaactAGCCATAGACCATGTGCAATTGTGCGACTGGTTTGAACGCTTGCCTTTGTATCTAAAAGCACAACTTGATTCCTTTCAAAACTCTAATACCATAACACCAAATATACTTCTATCATTTATACATAAACATGATTAGTAGGAACTGAACTCAGTTGGTCACAAGTGTGGttgtgcacatccaccaccagaTTTTGAATCCTCTTCAACTTGAGCCTATTTCTTTCAATAACGGTTCCTCCTAAGTAACTTTGCTTTTCGATATTAGCAATAACAACCCTGATGTGTATGTATAACTGATCTTTGTCATCAAAACATGTAGTGACAAACTAAATCTTTATTCATCCCCTGCTTAATTGAAAATTCCTAGCCTCTCAGAGTAAATGTGGTGTCAACTATTAACATCATTTAACTACTTAACAATAGATATCGAAAAGGAAGAGGTTGAGGTTATTGATGCTTTGGCCAAGAGCAACCTAAGATCAAAATTCAACTTGCCAAAAAAATCTAGATTTGTCCTAGGCCTTCAACttaccataaaaatcaacaatgttCATCTGGCCTGGTATTTGTCTTGGTAAAAGAACAGAGACATATTGTCCTAGAGAATGTGTATAATGGCGTAAACAGTTTACTATCTGGGGTGAAGTGTGTAATACCATTTAATCCAGTCATTAATGGAGCTAGTAAAAAAATCACAGGCTTGCAAGCAAAGCTGGATGTTGCGATAGTTAAGACATAATTATGCCAGAAAAACTACAAAAGAACTTAGCTAAGTGTCCCAAAATGCATTAGAAATCAGGGCCATCACAAACCAGTACTTCTTGGATAGTTTTGGTGGTAAGTTTATCATAGTGAGAGGAaaataagtactccctccgtcccaaaatgtaAGATCATTATTGACACTATGATAATGTCAAAAATGGTCTTAAATTTTGGGACGGCGGGAGTATCATCTATCACTTCTTTGATACAGTTTGGAGGTTGTACCAGGACCATCTACCTTTTTTCAAAACAAACATTGGTGTCCAATTTGTTTGTTAACAGAATTAAGAGAATGAGTCAAATAGAAAGAATCCTTTCAAAGTTCAACATTTAACCATACGAAATAAACATAAAAGGCACTTCCTAAAGGGAGCTAAACCTCAGTCATCCATCCTTTTTATTTTGTAGTCCCTAGGGGATTCCAAGTAATAATCTAATTAAACGACTTAAGTCTCAACAGATGTCCTGCCAGACAGTTTATAAGGCAGGCACGTTCAGACATCCTCAGCATATGGCACTTCTGTCACTCTACCGAGTCGGAAATTGTAATCATCATAAAATAACCACACATCAGTCCATGAACATATAGTCAAAGTGCATCACTTCTATGTTTTGTAAGTTTCCAGAAGCAATAAACCTATACAACCGATCCAAAAACATTACTCTTAAGAGTCCTCAAATAAGGCAAAGAGATACCGCAATAATTCATGCCATCAAATACACTAACATGAACACAAATCCCCCCAATACTACACGACGTTGCTCTCTATCTGAAGCTTCCACTACATGGAATACGTGTTAAAAAGATTTCTGGGGACAAGGGAGGTTGGCACATTTCTTAGTCTGATCCACTCAAATCTTGACACTGTGAGCATCAGCTGATTAAACCGGAGAAAATTAAGGACCATTTCCCAAAAAATAAACCAGCCCAAGATCCAGCCTTCCGCCCAAGAACCACACCTGATCCGACCCCGGTGGCGCGGCGATCCGACGGAACGTCCTTCTGCGCGGTTCCCTTCTTGACGGGCTCCCCCTTGCTGCTCGACCCGAAGCACGGCAGGCACCCCATCCAAGAACCTCCCCTCCAGGAAAAAGATCAAGAAAAGGACGGCGGGGACCGACCCACCAGAGGAAACGGGGATCCCTCCCCGATCTGGGGGCGGAGGCACTCCGAAAATCCGATCTTTGGAGGATGTGGAGGGATTTGGATGGGATTTGGGAGCGGTGGGTCGGGGAATTTGGGGGGAGGGACAGGGACAGAACTATTGGGAGAACGGGCAAGAGAGAGAAAGCGAGGAGAGAGAACAGGATGACCGAGGTCCGAGGGCAAAAGTCAGCTCATGGCCGACTGAGGagtgaggagagggagagagagtaaCTCTGTGGAATGCACCGTCCCTCCCCGACTTGCAAATTTGAATCGCTGGTTCTTTTTCATCCGCAAgttttaatttatttatttttcgagAATCAATGCATTGCATTAAACAGGAAGCAAAGACAAATCGCTCGCCACTAAACCGGATACATACGGATCGAGTCCGGACAGACTCTCCGACCATCAGTACACCTCATGCAGCAAAAGTATGAGCAACCTGATTGCAAATTCTAGGACAATAAACAAACCTACATTCAATAAAATTACAGCGAATGAATTCCTTCAGTTGATCAACCACCATGCCAATACAAGAAAGGTCAGTCCCGTCTTCATCCAGGGCCTCCTTCAGCAAAAGAGCATCCGTCTCCACATACACTCGCCCCATTCCCATCTCACACGTTATCTGAAACCCAGCCACCGTTGGAAGTTTTGATTTTGCTAACCTGGTAA encodes:
- the LOC123440335 gene encoding receptor-like cytoplasmic kinase 185 yields the protein MGCLPCFGSSSKGEPVKKGTAQKDVPSDRRATGVGSDKSKPQGLLESKKDTVIPREGNNQHIAAHTFTFRELAAATKNFRQDCLLGEGGFGRVYRGRLDNGQAVAVKQLDRNGLQGNREFLVEVLMLSLLHHDNLVNLIGYCADGDQRLLVYEYMPLGSLEDHLHDIPPEKEPLDWNTRMKIAAGAAKGLEYLHDKASPPVIYRDFKSSNILLGEGFHPKLSDFGLAKLGPVGDNTHVSTRVMGTYGYCAPEYAMTGQLTVKSDVYSFGVVFLELITGRKAIDNTKPHGEQNLVAWARPLFKDRRKFPKMADPSLQGRFPMRGLYQALAVAAMCLQEQAATRPFIGDVVTALSYLASQAYDPNAPTQHSRSNASTPRTRDRGSVNGDQRRIRSPNHHSPDLRRKEATTSSKYEAEVSRNSSGGGSGRRSGLDDRDVTGSQQGSPAQTGKRRETSRTSERQRAIAEAKTWGENSRERKWPNARGSFDSTNE